The following coding sequences are from one bacterium window:
- a CDS encoding TOPRIM nucleotidyl transferase/hydrolase domain-containing protein produces MSYEELSISLERLQRFNKPFKKFDRVHREIVIKHLISPKISLKNYYKFSFGTVNFLVQLIWNESVKALNPLYEENYDLNTYLFYEEIKEFSAKEILKRIVFSENITGFAKPANFAESEFICEENVLKDVFEQAGITFRNKFSTTENLDAFSKIYIESGMNYPININGFLQLAQADKNLSKNIKRLVWLNKQIKKHDLANDFEKIYELAETYRNTNCSKKPLKLLLLAEGATEEALLPLFSCVAGVDFDKRGIELVASGGKNQVARIYAEINQEVNIPIFIILDADAQQIADEINKIIRPQDRLYLISSGEFEDILTDNLICRAVNSHYGLVGNITKEDLNINTRKTDALSAIWKQKGFGEFKKAEFAQIIAENIKNSCDLSEEMQKIILNIQEMLLIQTK; encoded by the coding sequence ATGTCTTATGAAGAATTGAGCATATCTTTAGAGCGATTGCAGCGATTTAACAAGCCTTTCAAAAAATTTGACAGAGTGCATAGGGAAATCGTAATTAAACACCTTATTTCTCCTAAAATAAGCCTTAAAAACTATTATAAGTTTTCTTTCGGCACAGTGAATTTTCTTGTTCAGCTTATATGGAACGAATCTGTCAAAGCATTAAATCCTCTTTATGAAGAAAATTATGATTTAAATACATATCTTTTTTATGAAGAAATAAAAGAATTTTCGGCAAAAGAAATTTTAAAGCGTATAGTTTTTTCGGAAAACATTACAGGATTTGCAAAGCCTGCGAATTTTGCGGAATCGGAGTTTATTTGCGAAGAAAATGTATTAAAAGACGTTTTTGAACAAGCAGGAATAACTTTTAGGAATAAATTTTCAACTACAGAAAATCTTGATGCTTTTTCAAAAATCTATATTGAATCAGGCATGAATTATCCTATAAATATTAACGGGTTTTTACAGCTTGCTCAAGCGGATAAAAACCTTTCCAAAAACATAAAAAGGCTTGTATGGCTGAATAAACAAATTAAAAAGCATGATTTGGCTAATGATTTTGAAAAAATATATGAGTTGGCAGAAACTTACAGAAATACAAACTGCTCTAAAAAACCTCTAAAACTGCTTCTTCTTGCTGAGGGGGCAACAGAAGAGGCTTTATTGCCTTTATTTTCTTGTGTGGCGGGAGTTGATTTTGACAAAAGAGGTATAGAGCTTGTTGCTTCAGGCGGAAAAAACCAGGTTGCCAGAATTTATGCAGAAATTAATCAGGAAGTTAATATTCCGATTTTTATAATTTTAGATGCGGATGCGCAGCAGATTGCAGACGAAATCAACAAAATTATCAGGCCTCAAGATAGGCTGTATTTGATTTCTTCAGGAGAATTTGAAGATATTTTGACTGACAACCTGATTTGCAGGGCGGTAAATTCGCACTACGGGCTTGTCGGGAATATAACAAAAGAAGACCTGAACATTAACACCCGCAAAACTGACGCTCTTTCTGCCATATGGAAACAAAAAGGGTTTGGCGAATTTAAAAAAGCTGAATTTGCCCAGATAATCGCAGAAAATATAAAAAATTCATGTGATTTATCAGAAGAAATGCAGAAAATAATCTTAAATATTCAGGAAATGCTTTTAATCCAAACAAAATAA